In Mongoliitalea daihaiensis, one DNA window encodes the following:
- a CDS encoding Na/Pi symporter, producing the protein MSHSVGTESVRSKVFKIGILFLGLLLFIFSIDMLSVSMTKLNSDLANEIFQATNNPFVGLFVGLLITAMVQSSSTVTAMIVAVVASGSISLQQAVPMVMGANIGTTITSTLVAFSYIMKKNEFKKALSAGVLHDVFNILTVLILFPLEVYFGFLSSAASFLTHALFENNTKYASDYAYNVVFTRPLSLWLSELIGSPVFTLLFSVVLVFIAIKFLSDTVFKSYISTNYNKVSKFIFKQPFWAFFYGVFFTAAVQSSTVTTSLIVPAVANRKVSLLKAFPFIIGANIGTTITAAIAALYKNEAAIALAMMHFLFNIIGALIFLPFTPLRNIPVRISTYIGTESVKTRFIGFAYILFTFFIIPFLLIYFNQDESVTNMGWYTPKEEQVMQNTSESSIPVVQLP; encoded by the coding sequence ATGTCCCATTCAGTCGGAACAGAATCTGTACGAAGTAAAGTTTTTAAAATAGGTATCCTATTTTTAGGCTTATTGCTTTTTATTTTTTCGATCGATATGCTTTCTGTTTCCATGACTAAGTTAAATTCTGACTTAGCGAATGAAATTTTTCAAGCTACCAATAATCCTTTTGTTGGTCTTTTTGTGGGCTTGCTGATAACAGCTATGGTCCAAAGCAGCTCCACCGTCACTGCCATGATTGTAGCAGTAGTAGCCTCGGGAAGCATTAGTTTACAACAGGCAGTGCCCATGGTAATGGGTGCAAACATAGGAACAACTATCACTAGTACCTTGGTTGCTTTTTCATACATTATGAAAAAGAATGAATTTAAAAAGGCTCTTTCAGCAGGTGTGCTTCATGATGTTTTCAATATTTTGACTGTCTTAATTCTTTTCCCATTAGAAGTATATTTTGGCTTTCTAAGTTCGGCAGCATCATTTCTGACACATGCTTTATTTGAAAACAACACAAAATACGCATCTGATTACGCTTACAATGTGGTATTTACACGCCCACTGTCCTTGTGGCTATCAGAATTGATAGGATCTCCAGTGTTTACCCTTTTGTTCAGCGTAGTTTTGGTTTTCATTGCTATCAAATTTCTCTCCGACACTGTATTCAAATCTTATATTTCAACAAACTACAATAAGGTAAGCAAGTTTATCTTTAAGCAACCTTTCTGGGCTTTCTTTTACGGTGTTTTCTTCACTGCTGCGGTACAGTCAAGCACAGTTACCACCTCTTTGATCGTGCCGGCAGTAGCCAATAGAAAAGTGTCGCTGTTAAAGGCATTCCCTTTTATCATTGGAGCAAATATAGGAACCACCATCACTGCAGCAATTGCAGCACTCTATAAAAACGAGGCCGCTATTGCATTGGCAATGATGCACTTTTTATTCAACATTATTGGAGCATTGATATTCTTACCCTTTACTCCCTTACGCAATATTCCGGTACGTATTTCAACTTACATAGGCACGGAATCTGTAAAGACGCGATTCATTGGATTTGCTTACATTCTATTTACCTTTTTTATCATCCCTTTTTTATTGATTTATTTTAACCAAGATGAAAGCGTGACCAATATGGGTTGGTATACACCCAAAGAAGAGCAGGTGATGCAAAATACATCTGAATCTTCTATTCCAGTTGTGCAGCTTCCATAA
- the deoC gene encoding deoxyribose-phosphate aldolase, with amino-acid sequence MKNLNRYIEQTVLRATLVDADIEQLVAEAKKHAFVGICVPPFWVKKAKREIGDAPIQLVTVVGFPLGYNMTETKVFETELAIKNGADEIDIVWSLTAFKAGMNWPKIELAKVAQLCHEHERILKVIIETAYLSDEEIIQACKICAEAGVDFVKTSTGFAPEGAKEKYIKLMRENLPSNVGIKASGGIKTYEQAVKLIQAGADRIGTSSGVQLMEAAQLE; translated from the coding sequence ATGAAAAACCTAAACCGATATATAGAGCAAACGGTCTTACGCGCCACACTCGTAGATGCAGACATTGAACAATTGGTAGCCGAAGCAAAAAAACATGCGTTTGTAGGAATCTGTGTTCCTCCTTTTTGGGTGAAAAAAGCTAAAAGGGAAATTGGAGATGCGCCTATCCAATTAGTAACCGTAGTTGGATTTCCTTTAGGCTATAATATGACTGAAACCAAGGTTTTCGAAACAGAGCTTGCTATTAAAAATGGAGCAGATGAGATCGACATTGTGTGGTCATTAACGGCCTTCAAAGCTGGGATGAATTGGCCAAAAATTGAATTGGCTAAAGTTGCCCAGCTTTGTCATGAACATGAACGGATTTTGAAAGTGATTATTGAAACGGCCTATTTGAGTGATGAGGAAATTATTCAAGCATGTAAAATTTGTGCGGAAGCTGGTGTTGACTTTGTCAAGACCTCTACAGGTTTTGCACCGGAAGGGGCTAAGGAAAAGTATATTAAGCTGATGAGAGAAAATCTCCCAAGCAATGTTGGGATCAAGGCTAGCGGCGGTATCAAAACCTATGAACAAGCAGTAAAATTAATTCAGGCAGGTGCGGATAGAATAGGGACGAGTTCAGGAGTACAGCTTATGGAAGCTGCACAACTGGAATAG
- a CDS encoding superoxide dismutase gives MAFELPKLPYDFNALEPHIDAKTMEIHHGKHHNAYVTNLNNAIAGTDMEGKSLEELMTVAGSNAAVRNNGGGHFNHTLFWEILSPTGGGNPSGDLAAAIDAKFGSFDAFKEEFNKAAATRFGSGWAWLSVANGELVVSSTPNQDNPLMDVADVKGTPILGLDVWEHAYYLNYQNRRPDYVGAFWNLVNWEEVSKRFTAAK, from the coding sequence ATGGCATTTGAACTTCCAAAATTACCGTATGACTTCAATGCGCTTGAGCCGCATATAGATGCAAAGACAATGGAAATCCACCATGGTAAGCACCACAATGCTTATGTTACCAACTTAAACAATGCAATTGCCGGCACAGATATGGAAGGCAAATCTTTGGAAGAGTTGATGACAGTAGCTGGATCTAATGCAGCTGTAAGAAACAATGGCGGTGGTCATTTCAACCACACACTTTTTTGGGAAATTCTTTCTCCAACTGGTGGTGGTAATCCTTCTGGAGACCTAGCAGCTGCTATCGATGCGAAGTTTGGTTCTTTTGATGCTTTCAAAGAAGAATTCAATAAAGCTGCTGCAACAAGGTTCGGTTCAGGCTGGGCTTGGTTGTCTGTTGCGAATGGAGAATTGGTTGTGAGTTCTACTCCTAATCAAGATAATCCTTTAATGGATGTGGCCGATGTAAAAGGTACGCCAATTCTTGGATTGGATGTATGGGAGCACGCGTATTATTTGAACTATCAAAACAGAAGACCGGATTACGTAGGTGCTTTCTGGAATCTTGTGAATTGGGAAGAAGTAAGCAAAAGATTTACTGCTGCTAAATAA
- the thiM gene encoding hydroxyethylthiazole kinase, whose amino-acid sequence MQQISALISNLKTQSPLVQSITNYVVMNNTANALLAAGASPIMAHAHSEVKDMLSIVGALVINIGTLDEYWYESMLMAAAHAHATQKPWVLDPVGAGATPYRNELLTELLAYKPNVIRGNASEIMSLASVNIQSKGVDSTNSSDEALDAGIQLSQQTGAVVVISGQVDYIIDGTRIAQVKNGNPMMAKVTGMGCTASALTGAMIALEKDYFLASTAAMVLMGIAGDIASEKAEGPGTLQLYFYDALYNLTAEMVEERMIVEYR is encoded by the coding sequence ATGCAACAAATTAGTGCCTTAATCTCCAACTTAAAAACCCAATCTCCACTTGTTCAGAGTATTACCAATTATGTAGTAATGAACAATACGGCAAATGCGCTTTTAGCTGCGGGAGCTTCCCCAATTATGGCCCATGCCCACTCCGAGGTAAAGGATATGCTCTCTATTGTCGGAGCATTGGTAATCAACATAGGAACCTTGGATGAGTATTGGTATGAAAGCATGCTAATGGCTGCAGCACATGCCCATGCTACTCAAAAACCTTGGGTGCTAGACCCCGTTGGCGCGGGTGCTACTCCTTATAGAAATGAGCTATTGACTGAGTTGCTCGCTTACAAGCCCAATGTCATTAGAGGAAATGCCTCTGAAATCATGTCTTTGGCCAGTGTAAACATTCAAAGCAAAGGTGTTGATAGCACAAACTCTTCGGATGAAGCGTTAGATGCGGGTATACAGCTATCCCAACAAACGGGTGCAGTCGTGGTAATTTCAGGACAAGTTGATTACATAATCGATGGAACACGCATTGCCCAAGTCAAAAACGGTAACCCTATGATGGCCAAAGTAACTGGAATGGGCTGTACAGCATCAGCGTTAACTGGAGCAATGATTGCCCTTGAGAAGGATTACTTTTTAGCAAGTACAGCTGCTATGGTACTTATGGGAATTGCTGGTGATATAGCATCTGAAAAAGCAGAAGGACCAGGCACTCTTCAGCTCTATTTTTATGATGCCTTATATAATCTAACTGCGGAGATGGTTGAGGAACGAATGATTGTGGAATATCGATGA
- the thiE gene encoding thiamine phosphate synthase, translated as MTTSIFPYRLYLVTDEALCLGKDFFWVIEEALKGGVDIVQIREKSLSTEAFARKAEKLKVICDKFQVPLIVNDSVEVAKIVDAQGLHIGQEDATIAQVKSILGHNKILGLSLESMEDLTNPHCEEAWYYGISPIYATPTKLDTKTEWGLHGLAHVRKATAKSLVAIGRVTLENASTIISHGADALAVVSGICSASSPAHAAEAYRKKIEEGLKEQLW; from the coding sequence ATGACCACATCCATATTTCCATATAGACTCTATTTGGTGACAGATGAAGCATTGTGCCTTGGAAAGGATTTTTTTTGGGTAATAGAAGAGGCGTTGAAAGGTGGGGTTGATATAGTCCAAATCCGAGAAAAGTCACTTTCAACAGAGGCCTTCGCAAGAAAAGCTGAAAAATTAAAGGTTATTTGCGATAAATTTCAAGTCCCTTTAATCGTGAACGACTCAGTCGAAGTAGCGAAGATAGTAGATGCACAAGGGCTTCATATAGGTCAGGAAGATGCCACTATAGCCCAAGTAAAATCAATCTTAGGCCATAATAAAATCTTGGGACTTTCTCTGGAAAGTATGGAAGATCTAACGAACCCACACTGTGAAGAGGCTTGGTATTATGGCATCAGCCCCATCTATGCCACACCTACCAAGTTAGACACCAAAACCGAGTGGGGTTTACATGGATTGGCTCATGTACGAAAAGCTACTGCAAAATCATTGGTTGCGATAGGCAGAGTAACCCTGGAAAACGCCTCCACTATCATCAGCCATGGTGCCGATGCCTTAGCTGTAGTCTCGGGAATATGCAGTGCTTCAAGTCCTGCACATGCAGCGGAAGCTTATCGAAAAAAAATCGAAGAGGGATTAAAAGAGCAATTATGGTAA
- the thiD gene encoding bifunctional hydroxymethylpyrimidine kinase/phosphomethylpyrimidine kinase, with the protein MVKNYIAVLSIAGSDSGGGAGIQADLKTFAALGCYGMTVITATTAQNTQGVRDIFPIPASHIEAQLMAVLEDIPPKAIKIGMVNQPEVVEILAKTLKKYPHIPIVFDPVMVATSGDRLIAEGTVALIKELLFPLATLITPNLDEAAVLTGYKVDSVEKMHQAGKDILSMQCNAVLIKGGHLHTPRIQDILYQQQKSEQVYTSTYIQTNNLHGTGCTLSSAIAAELAKDNSLQNAVEKARVYIQGALEAGKDVKTGQGNGPLNHFYNPEKQIIHEME; encoded by the coding sequence ATGGTAAAAAATTACATAGCCGTTCTCAGCATTGCAGGTTCCGACAGTGGTGGTGGCGCAGGTATTCAGGCGGACCTCAAAACTTTTGCGGCTTTGGGATGCTATGGCATGACGGTCATCACAGCTACCACGGCACAAAATACGCAAGGAGTGAGGGATATTTTTCCCATTCCAGCTTCACATATTGAAGCACAATTGATGGCAGTGCTGGAGGACATTCCTCCCAAAGCCATCAAAATAGGCATGGTCAACCAACCGGAAGTTGTGGAGATCCTTGCCAAAACATTGAAAAAATACCCACATATTCCCATTGTATTTGACCCAGTCATGGTCGCTACTTCAGGAGATCGACTAATCGCCGAGGGTACCGTAGCACTTATCAAAGAATTGCTATTCCCATTGGCAACGCTAATTACTCCAAACCTAGATGAAGCAGCAGTACTGACAGGATACAAGGTTGACTCGGTGGAAAAAATGCATCAGGCAGGCAAGGATATCCTTTCTATGCAATGTAATGCAGTTTTGATCAAAGGTGGACATCTCCATACCCCTAGGATTCAAGATATCCTTTACCAACAACAGAAATCCGAGCAAGTTTATACAAGCACCTATATCCAAACCAATAATCTACATGGTACAGGATGTACACTTTCTTCTGCAATAGCAGCTGAACTAGCAAAAGACAATTCTCTTCAAAACGCAGTTGAAAAAGCTAGAGTTTATATTCAAGGAGCCTTGGAAGCTGGCAAAGACGTTAAAACTGGGCAAGGAAACGGACCGTTAAATCATTTTTATAACCCTGAAAAACAGATTATTCATGAAATGGAGTGA
- a CDS encoding nucleoside deaminase codes for MEYQSDEFYMNEALKQAKIAFEEGEIPVGAVIVCRNKIIARAYNQTEKLTDVTAHAEVLAITAASNALGAKYLTECRLFVTLEPCVMCGGALFWSQIGEINFAATDPKRGYSQLEKSILHPKTKVNSGILAQESKDLLDTFFKNLRK; via the coding sequence ATGGAATATCAGAGTGATGAGTTTTATATGAATGAAGCTCTCAAGCAAGCAAAGATTGCTTTTGAGGAAGGAGAGATACCCGTCGGTGCTGTAATTGTATGCAGAAACAAGATCATTGCACGCGCCTACAATCAAACTGAGAAGTTAACTGATGTCACTGCCCATGCGGAGGTGTTAGCCATTACAGCGGCCTCCAATGCTTTAGGAGCAAAATACCTTACCGAGTGTAGGTTGTTTGTTACATTAGAGCCTTGTGTCATGTGTGGAGGGGCGCTTTTTTGGTCACAAATTGGTGAAATTAACTTTGCGGCAACTGACCCTAAACGGGGATATTCTCAACTAGAAAAATCCATTTTGCATCCCAAGACAAAGGTAAATTCAGGGATCTTAGCCCAAGAGTCTAAAGATTTATTGGACACTTTTTTCAAAAACTTACGGAAGTAA
- a CDS encoding NAD(P)-dependent oxidoreductase — protein MKIGIIREGKIPPDKRVPLTPKQIAALQQSFVGKLSFEVESSSIRCYHDQEYVDAGVAVVDDISSCDLLMGIKEVPVPQLISNKRYIFFSHTIKKQASNRKLLQAILEKGISLMDYEILVDDQGNRTVAFGKWAGIVGAYNGLWTYGKKSGLYDLKRAFECFDVQELHEELKKVQLPPIKIVVTGSGKVGQGVVQILEQIGLRKVSTSDFLHTYFDEAVYTVLGTADYNRRKTDGGFDRQEFYARPEIYESHFLKYAEVSDIFIAAAYWDRRAPRLFELKDIQSEDFNISVIADITCDVDGSVPTTVHPSSMADPVYDIDRATLAEIPAFGKQTSISVMAIDNLPTELPRDASEDFGNQLIRHVIPELFKSPSKVLDKASITKEGDLTIEYIYLKDFVEGNE, from the coding sequence ATGAAAATAGGCATTATTAGAGAAGGAAAAATTCCCCCAGATAAAAGAGTTCCACTGACCCCTAAGCAAATAGCGGCCTTACAACAGAGCTTTGTAGGAAAACTTTCCTTTGAGGTGGAAAGCAGTTCTATCAGGTGTTATCATGATCAAGAGTATGTGGATGCCGGTGTTGCAGTGGTAGACGATATTAGTTCCTGTGACTTGCTGATGGGGATTAAAGAAGTGCCTGTTCCACAATTGATCTCCAATAAGCGATATATTTTTTTTTCGCATACCATCAAAAAGCAGGCATCCAACCGGAAGCTCCTTCAAGCAATACTAGAAAAAGGGATTAGTTTGATGGACTATGAGATTTTGGTAGATGATCAAGGAAACCGTACCGTTGCTTTTGGCAAATGGGCTGGAATTGTTGGAGCTTACAATGGTTTATGGACCTACGGAAAAAAATCAGGACTCTATGATCTAAAACGTGCGTTTGAGTGCTTTGATGTACAAGAATTGCACGAAGAGCTCAAAAAGGTACAACTTCCACCAATTAAAATAGTGGTGACTGGTTCAGGGAAAGTAGGTCAAGGAGTAGTGCAAATTTTGGAGCAGATCGGCCTAAGAAAAGTTTCTACTTCTGATTTTCTCCATACCTATTTCGATGAAGCAGTTTATACAGTTTTAGGAACAGCGGATTATAACCGAAGAAAAACAGATGGAGGATTCGACAGACAAGAGTTTTATGCTCGGCCAGAAATTTATGAAAGTCATTTTTTAAAATATGCTGAGGTGAGTGATATCTTTATAGCTGCTGCCTATTGGGATAGGCGGGCACCTCGACTATTCGAACTAAAGGACATTCAATCTGAAGATTTTAACATTTCAGTCATAGCAGACATCACCTGCGATGTGGATGGGAGTGTTCCCACTACTGTTCATCCAAGCAGCATGGCAGACCCCGTGTATGATATAGATAGGGCTACGTTGGCAGAGATTCCCGCGTTTGGTAAGCAGACAAGTATATCCGTTATGGCCATAGATAATTTACCTACAGAATTACCAAGAGATGCCTCCGAGGATTTTGGGAATCAACTCATCCGTCATGTTATTCCTGAGCTGTTCAAGTCTCCGTCAAAAGTGCTTGACAAAGCTAGTATAACAAAAGAGGGTGACTTGACGATTGAGTACATTTATTTAAAAGATTTTGTAGAAGGAAATGAATAA
- the tenA gene encoding thiaminase II, with amino-acid sequence MKWSEKAWERITPIYTKIVEMPFNQELKNGTLPVEKFKFYMAQDAYYLGEFGRALSTIAGRMEKMEHILDFSQFAAGAIVVERALHESYFKTLGIPDLIKPSPSCLLYTNYLLKEAKYADVAVAVAAILPCFWIYKKVGDHIYHQQYEIENNPYKNWIDTYAGEEFAASVHKAIDITDELASEVGSKTQEDMYNAFEMASRLEWMFWDSAYRLEEWPV; translated from the coding sequence ATGAAATGGAGTGAAAAAGCTTGGGAGCGAATAACACCCATCTACACCAAAATAGTGGAAATGCCTTTCAATCAAGAGTTGAAGAATGGCACTCTTCCAGTTGAAAAGTTTAAGTTTTACATGGCGCAGGATGCTTACTATTTGGGAGAATTTGGGAGAGCACTGAGCACTATTGCCGGTAGGATGGAGAAAATGGAACATATCTTGGATTTTTCCCAATTTGCAGCTGGGGCCATCGTGGTAGAAAGAGCACTTCATGAAAGTTATTTCAAAACCCTTGGCATTCCAGACCTTATAAAACCCAGTCCAAGCTGCCTGCTTTACACCAATTACTTACTAAAAGAGGCAAAGTATGCGGATGTAGCAGTAGCAGTCGCCGCTATACTTCCTTGTTTCTGGATATATAAAAAAGTGGGGGATCATATTTATCATCAACAATACGAGATTGAAAATAACCCTTACAAAAATTGGATTGATACGTATGCTGGTGAAGAATTTGCAGCATCTGTACACAAGGCTATTGATATTACAGACGAATTGGCATCAGAAGTAGGCTCAAAAACCCAAGAAGACATGTACAATGCCTTTGAAATGGCTAGTCGCTTGGAATGGATGTTTTGGGACAGTGCTTATCGCTTAGAGGAATGGCCGGTTTAG